A genomic segment from Lytechinus variegatus isolate NC3 chromosome 10, Lvar_3.0, whole genome shotgun sequence encodes:
- the LOC121422577 gene encoding alpha-2,8-sialyltransferase 8F-like, with amino-acid sequence MAMMVTNKQGPMARNKVFARVCLVLCGMVATYVILSEIHLTRECHYFCTSDDLPVCYLRRSAVLIYDQDVAAHEMSFSQNTHPRINLADYATEVASGRYFDINCPVNHYWPRVSTLDRRNSCAVVGNSGILSGSRCGRVIDKHDFIIRANLAPIEDYAIDVGQHSHLTIMNFETLFYLHNNLTQTAPDTFWHRTYVERLRYLNDSILWYSKSTLQRNSSFHLKDVVHVLKDYYHLPIQLAYSWRPVSVEKFHGLRHYATTGFNAVIIAKTFCNHVTLYGFYPSNAAENGYHVNHHYYEDVEFDYVGSIHNFKQEFTKLKEFEEKGEITIVTDLCPGGRRKKVTDHVNMAAMLDTKFAFNLNKDRLKEIFELSDDTDDPDGDEKERTVAHIPKDTPQQFHVKPEVDSEQVIKDIQQRSEISRTGGKADIGPVISGSGVDISRKDKAMSADGARRYQGNYGSIVQQE; translated from the exons ATGGCCATGATGGTAACGAATAAACAAGGTCCAATGGCTCGTAACAAGGTGTTTGCCAGAGTTTGTCTAGTCCTGTGTGGGATGGTAGCTACCTATGTCATTCTATCTGAAATACATCTAACGAGAGAATGTCATTATTTCTGCACAAG TGATGACCTTCCAGTGTGTTACCTTCGGCGATCAGCCGTGCTCATCTACGACCAGGACGTCGCCGCTCATGAGATGAGTTTTTCACAGAACACACATCCACGCATCAACCTAGCCGACTACGCCACGGAGGTCGCATCGGGACGGTACTTCGACATCAACTGCCCCGTCAACCACTATTGGCCTCGTGTCTCCACGCTCGATCGCCGCAACAGTTGCGCGGTCGTCGGCAACAGCGGGATTCTCAGCGGATCCCGGTGCGGAAGAGTCATCGATAAACATGATTTCATAATACGAGCTAACCTCGCTCCAATCGAAGACTATGCCATCGATGTCGGTCAGCACTCCCATCTCACCATCATGAACTTCGAGACACTGTTCTACTTGCATAATAACCTCACACAAACGGCTCCAGACACATTCTGGCATCGGACTTATGTCGAGAGATTGAGATATCTGAATGATTCGATCCTCTGGTACTCAAAGTCGACTTTGCAACGGAACAGTAGCTTTCATCTAAAGGATGTGGTTCATGTTCTCAAGGATTATTACCACCTACCAATCCAGTTAGCCTACAGCTGGAGACCAGTGTCTGTTGAAAA GTTTCATGGTTTAAGACACTATGCAACGACCGGCTTCAATGCTGTCATAATTGCCAAGACTTTCTGCAATCACGTAACGCTGTATGGCTTCTATCCATCCAACGCGGCAGAAAATGGTTACCACGTCAACCACCATTACTACGAAGACGTCGAGTTCGACTACGTAGGCAGCATCCATAACTTCAAACAAGAGTTCACCAAGCTCAAAGAGTTTGAAGAGAAGGGGGAGATCACCATCGTAACCGATCTCTGCCCCGGGGGAAGGCGAAAGAAGGTGACCGACCATGTCAATATGGCGGCCATGCTGGACACCAAGTTTGCTTTCAACTTGAACAAAGACAGACTTAAGGAAATCTTCGAACTGTCAGATGATACTGATGACCCTGACGGTGACGAGAAGGAGCGAACTGTTGCTCACATCCCCAAGGACACTCCCCAGCAGTTTCATGTGAAACCGGAAGTAGATTCAGAGCAGGTTATCAAAGACATTCAGCAACGTTCTGAAATATCGAGGACTGGTGGCAAGGCTGATATAGGCCCAGTTATTTCTGGAAGTGGAGTTGATATTTCTCGTAAAGACAAAGCTATGTCTGCAGATGGAGCACGTAGATATCAAGGGAACTATGGAAGTATTGTTCAGCAGGAATGA